The following are from one region of the Zonotrichia leucophrys gambelii isolate GWCS_2022_RI unplaced genomic scaffold, RI_Zleu_2.0 Scaffold_664_27777, whole genome shotgun sequence genome:
- the LOC135441904 gene encoding structural maintenance of chromosomes protein 1A-like, which translates to VDLGGFGLPQVEDEVFEEFCREIGVRNIREFEEEKVKRQNEIAKKRLEFENQKTRLGIQLDFERNQLREDQEKVLMWEQGVRKDEAEIEKLKKEEQRHMKIIDETMAQLQDLKNQHLAKKSEVNDKNHEMDEIRKKLGGANKEMTHLQKEVTAIETKLEQKRSDRHNLLQACKMQDIRLPLARGSMDDISQEEGGGTGEDAGGSSQRSSSLYAREALIEIDYSDLPEELKDAQAEEEIRQEMAALQQRLTEQQSVLQRIAAPNMKAMEKLESVRDKFQETSDEFEAARKRAKKAKQAFEQMKKERFDRFNSCFEAVATNIDEIYKALSRNSSAQAFLGPENPEEPYLDGINYNCVAPGKRFRPMDNLSGGEKTVAALALLFAIHSYKPAPFFVLDEIDAALDNTNIGKVANYIKEQSAANFQAIVISLKEEFYTKAQSLIGVYPEQGDCVISKVLTFDLTKYPDTNPNPNEQ; encoded by the exons ggtggatttggggggttttgggctCCCCCAGGTGGAGGACGAGGTGTTTGAGGAGTTCTGCCGCGAGATCGGGGTCAGGAACATCCGAGAGTTCGAGGAGGAGAAGGTCAAGAGGCAGAACGAGATCGCCAAGAAAag GCTGGAGTTCGAGAACCAGAAGACGCGCTTGGGCATCCAGCTGGACTTTGAGCGCAACCAACTGCGGGAGGACCAGGAGAAGGTGCTGATGTGGGAGCAGGGCGTGCGCAAGGACGAGGCCGAGATCGAGAAGCTCAAGAAG GAGGAGCAGCGGCACATGAAGATCATCGACGAGACCATGGCGCAGCTGCAGGACCTCAAGAACCAACACCTGGCCAAGAAGTCGGAGGTGAACGACAAAAACCACGAGATGGACGAGATCCGCAAGAAGCTGGGCGGGGCCAACAA ggagatGACCCACCTGCAGAAGGAGGTGACGGCCATCGAGACCAAGCTGGAGCAGAAGCGCAGCGACCGCCACAACCTCCTGCAGGCCTGCAAGATGCAGGACATCCGCCTGCCGCTGGCCAGGGGCTCCATGGACGACATCAGCCAGGAGGAG ggtggtggcacGGGTGAGGACGCCGGGGGCAGCTCCCAGCGCAGCTCCAGCCTCTACGCCCGCGAGGCTCTGATCGAGATCGACTACAGCGACCTGCCCGAGGAGCTCAAG gatgCCCAGGCCGAGGAGGAGATCCGGCAGGAGATGGCCGCCCTGCAGCAGCGGCTGACGGAGCAGCAGAGCGTCCTGCAGCGCATCGCCGCCCCCAACATGAAGGCCATGGAGAAACTGGAGAGCGTCAGGGACAAGTTCCAGGAGACCTCGGATg agTTCGAGGCCGCCCGCAAGCGCGCCAAGAAGGCCAAGCAGGCGTTCGAGCAGATGAAGAAGGAGCGATTCGACCGCTTCAACTCCTGCTTCGAGGCCGTGGCCACCAACATCGACGAGATCTACAAAGCGCTGTCCCGGAACAGCAGCGCGCag gcATTTTTAGGCCCCGAGAACCCCGAGGAGCCGTACCTGGACGGCATCAATTACAACTGCGTCGCCCCCGGGAAGCGTTTCCGGCCCATGGACAACCTGTCAGGGGGGGAGAAAACCGTGGCAGCGCTGGCCCTGCTCTTCGCCATCcacag TTACAAGCCGGCCCCGTTCTTCGTGCTGGACGAGATCGACGCCGCTCTGGACAACACCAACATCGGCAAG gtggCCAATTACATCAAGGAGCAGTCGGCTGCCAACTTCCAGGCCATCGTCATCTCCCTCAAGGAGGAATTTTACACCAAGGCCCAGAGCCTGATCGGCGTCTACCCCGAG